The Pseudomonas berkeleyensis genome includes a region encoding these proteins:
- a CDS encoding class I SAM-dependent methyltransferase translates to MPKPSPIELDFSRKYDFEHSQQYLHKHQDGLARRLSHWRDVQVARRALQMADEPNLVLDLPCGAGRFWPMLCEQPNRVIFAADNSADMIATARAAQTPEVVARINSFRTSAFDIDLGANAVDCIFCIRLLHHIESAEHRLAILREFHRVSRDTVIVSLWVDGNYKAWKRRRLEARRTAQGRAAENQNRFVVARSTVEEEFRRAGFVILGHLDFLPGYAMWRTYVLRKVA, encoded by the coding sequence CCAAGCCTAGCCCCATCGAACTGGACTTTTCCCGCAAGTACGATTTCGAGCATTCGCAGCAATACCTGCACAAGCACCAGGATGGCCTGGCCCGGCGCCTGTCGCACTGGCGCGACGTACAAGTAGCGCGCCGTGCACTGCAAATGGCTGATGAGCCGAATCTGGTGCTCGACCTGCCCTGCGGCGCCGGGCGTTTCTGGCCGATGCTCTGCGAGCAGCCGAACCGGGTGATCTTCGCCGCCGACAACTCGGCCGACATGATCGCCACCGCCCGCGCGGCGCAAACGCCTGAAGTGGTGGCGCGGATCAACAGCTTCCGTACCTCGGCCTTCGATATCGACCTGGGCGCCAATGCGGTGGACTGCATCTTCTGTATCCGCCTGCTGCATCACATCGAATCGGCCGAACACCGCCTGGCCATCCTTCGCGAGTTTCATCGCGTCAGCCGCGATACGGTGATCGTCTCGCTCTGGGTCGACGGCAACTACAAAGCCTGGAAACGCCGCCGTCTGGAAGCCCGTAGGACGGCTCAGGGCCGCGCCGCGGAAAACCAGAACCGCTTCGTCGTCGCCCGCTCGACGGTGGAAGAGGAATTCCGTCGGGCCGGCTTCGTCATTCTCGGCCATCTGGACTTCCTGCCCGGTTATGCCATGTGGCGCACCTACGTCCTGCGCAAGGTGGCCTGA